A single genomic interval of uncultured Desulfobacter sp. harbors:
- the pstS gene encoding phosphate ABC transporter substrate-binding protein PstS: MKLKSLLNVALSAAVAASFMIAGSATAGTTKITGAGASFPAPIYSEWFKDLAKKTNGEIRVDYQSIGSGSGIKNFIGHTVDFGASDAAMKQSEIDQVPEGVQLLPMTAGEIVLAYNLPGIDGLKLPRDVYPQIFLGNITKWNDARIVAANPGVKLPDTPITVVVRSDKSGTTFGFTGHLSAISSDFKSAVGQGKMVQWTARNMVKGKKNDGVSSAVRQTPGAIGYTEYGFAKLNKLPTACLENKAGKFVCPGPEGGAAALANAVLPENMIVFINDPAGDASYPIATFTWMLFYKKNKSPELAAALRKMVEYCLDEGQKIADKAGYIPLPESVVEKVRAASKNIQ, from the coding sequence ATGAAACTGAAATCTTTACTTAATGTTGCTTTATCCGCTGCCGTTGCAGCATCCTTCATGATTGCGGGCTCCGCAACTGCAGGTACAACCAAAATCACCGGTGCCGGCGCCAGCTTTCCTGCACCAATTTACAGCGAATGGTTTAAAGACCTTGCCAAAAAAACCAATGGCGAAATCAGAGTGGACTACCAGTCCATCGGTTCAGGTTCCGGCATCAAAAACTTCATTGGACACACTGTTGATTTTGGTGCCAGTGACGCAGCCATGAAGCAGAGTGAAATTGATCAGGTACCCGAGGGTGTTCAACTGTTGCCCATGACCGCAGGTGAAATTGTTCTTGCCTACAACCTGCCCGGCATTGACGGCCTCAAACTGCCCCGGGACGTATATCCCCAAATTTTCCTGGGCAACATCACCAAATGGAATGACGCCAGAATCGTTGCCGCCAACCCCGGCGTAAAACTGCCTGACACGCCCATCACCGTTGTTGTCCGTTCCGACAAATCCGGTACGACCTTTGGCTTCACCGGCCATTTAAGCGCCATATCTTCTGATTTCAAATCTGCTGTCGGCCAGGGCAAAATGGTTCAGTGGACCGCCCGCAACATGGTAAAAGGCAAAAAGAATGATGGTGTATCTTCCGCTGTCCGCCAGACCCCCGGCGCCATCGGTTACACCGAATACGGTTTTGCCAAGCTGAATAAACTGCCCACGGCATGCCTGGAGAACAAAGCCGGCAAATTTGTATGCCCCGGACCTGAAGGTGGTGCTGCCGCACTTGCCAACGCTGTCCTGCCTGAAAACATGATCGTGTTTATCAATGATCCTGCAGGCGATGCATCCTACCCCATTGCAACCTTTACCTGGATGCTGTTTTACAAAAAGAACAAAAGCCCGGAATTGGCCGCAGCACTTCGCAAAATGGTCGAATACTGCCTGGATGAGGGTCAGAAAATTGCTGACAAAGCCGGTTATATTCCCCTTCCTGAAAGTGTCGTAGAAAAAGTTAGAGCCGCTTCTAAGAACATTCAGTAA
- the pstC gene encoding phosphate ABC transporter permease subunit PstC produces the protein MADNEFLGNVGGRTLSKPPTPGDIFFDKSFRFLTRAFTWATIFLLVFIVYKIGGEALPAFPDLGIKFLFTSTWNSSQNIYGLLPQIWGTLYSSFLALLLGGFFGITIAIFITQDFLPYKIEIILKNIIELLAAIPSVVYGLWGIYVLIPLIRPFANFLHEYLGWVPFFSTRLSGLGLLPAALVLSIMILPTVAAISQDAFKAIPHKTKEAAFGMGTTRWEAILRVMLPTASGGIFGALVLGFGRALGETMALAMLVGSMSTVTLSVLSPADTIAALLANTFPEADVGLETGALMYAACVLLLITLIVNIAGAVIVTKATPGGDKR, from the coding sequence ATGGCTGACAATGAATTTCTGGGTAATGTTGGTGGCAGGACATTATCCAAACCGCCCACCCCCGGCGACATTTTTTTTGACAAATCATTCAGATTCCTGACCCGGGCGTTTACCTGGGCCACCATTTTCCTGCTAGTGTTCATTGTCTATAAAATCGGCGGGGAAGCGTTGCCGGCTTTTCCGGACCTGGGAATCAAATTTTTGTTCACCTCGACCTGGAACTCAAGCCAAAATATATATGGTCTTCTTCCCCAGATTTGGGGAACACTATACAGCTCATTTCTCGCCCTTCTTCTTGGTGGGTTTTTCGGAATCACCATTGCAATATTCATTACCCAGGATTTTCTTCCATATAAAATTGAAATTATATTAAAAAATATTATTGAACTGCTTGCCGCCATCCCAAGTGTTGTATACGGGCTGTGGGGCATTTATGTTCTGATCCCCCTGATCCGTCCCTTTGCTAATTTCCTGCACGAGTACCTGGGCTGGGTTCCTTTTTTTTCCACCCGGCTTTCGGGCTTAGGCCTTCTTCCGGCAGCACTGGTTCTGTCCATTATGATCCTGCCCACGGTTGCAGCCATTTCCCAGGATGCTTTCAAGGCCATACCCCATAAAACCAAGGAAGCCGCCTTCGGCATGGGCACCACCCGCTGGGAAGCCATTTTGCGGGTTATGCTGCCCACGGCATCTGGTGGTATTTTCGGTGCCCTTGTACTGGGGTTTGGCCGGGCACTTGGTGAAACCATGGCCCTTGCCATGCTTGTCGGCAGTATGTCCACAGTTACGCTGTCCGTCCTTTCCCCGGCAGACACCATTGCAGCCCTTCTGGCCAACACCTTTCCGGAAGCAGACGTTGGGCTTGAAACCGGTGCACTGATGTATGCCGCTTGTGTACTCTTGCTGATTACTCTGATCGTTAATATTGCAGGTGCTGTTATTGTTACCAAGGCAACACCTGGAGGAGATAAAAGATGA
- the pstA gene encoding phosphate ABC transporter permease PstA codes for MNRDGLQLPQLERQPMEPRALKSIVLSAITIVCAVTACIPLFSVLIMLLYRGGKRITFELFYSLPPGAFDAPGVGGFGNAILGTAFMVGIAGLISVPFGILAAIYLAELDPHSKVSEIARFCAKTMTGLPSIIAGVFAYAIVVIVMGHYSAWAGGIALSLLMIPTVMLTAEEAIKMVPNPMREAAYGMGCTPAQSLVKVILPVAMPGIITGVVLAVARAAGETAPLLFTALFSESWLSPNDPTASLAVLIYNWSSSPYENLIELAWAASLILVVLVFVLNIVSRSIGGKIKL; via the coding sequence ATGAACCGGGACGGTCTTCAACTACCGCAGCTGGAACGTCAACCCATGGAGCCAAGAGCGCTTAAGTCCATCGTTTTAAGCGCCATCACCATTGTCTGTGCAGTCACAGCCTGCATCCCTTTATTCTCGGTGCTTATCATGCTGTTGTACCGTGGCGGAAAACGAATAACCTTTGAACTGTTTTACTCCCTGCCGCCGGGCGCATTTGACGCCCCGGGTGTCGGCGGTTTCGGCAATGCCATCCTGGGCACCGCTTTTATGGTGGGTATTGCCGGTTTAATCAGTGTCCCTTTTGGCATTCTGGCAGCGATTTATCTGGCAGAACTTGACCCCCACAGCAAAGTGTCCGAAATTGCTAGATTCTGCGCAAAAACGATGACCGGTCTGCCGTCTATCATTGCGGGCGTTTTTGCCTACGCCATTGTTGTCATTGTCATGGGGCACTATTCTGCGTGGGCCGGGGGCATTGCCCTTTCCCTGCTGATGATTCCAACAGTCATGCTCACGGCCGAAGAAGCCATTAAAATGGTACCCAACCCCATGCGGGAAGCGGCCTACGGCATGGGATGCACCCCGGCCCAAAGCCTGGTCAAGGTCATTTTACCTGTTGCCATGCCAGGCATTATAACCGGTGTTGTCCTTGCCGTGGCCAGGGCTGCAGGCGAAACGGCACCCTTGCTGTTCACAGCCCTTTTTTCCGAAAGCTGGCTTTCCCCCAACGACCCCACGGCATCTTTGGCCGTACTGATCTACAACTGGTCATCCAGCCCCTATGAAAATCTTATTGAACTGGCCTGGGCCGCATCGCTGATCCTCGTTGTACTGGTATTTGTCCTCAACATTGTCAGCCGCAGCATCGGTGGTAAAATAAAACTATAG
- the pstB gene encoding phosphate ABC transporter ATP-binding protein PstB gives MEALKEIDANETCENDLPADIALDCKAERIYYSDFLAVRDSHVPIKRNQITGFIGPSGCGKSTVLKSINRMNDLIRGFRFVGDIRFHGVNIYAGNIDPVSVRRNIGMVFQQPNPFSMSIFDNVAFGLRLNRYKGNMQEKVEKALRSAALWNEVKDKLKNNGLSLSGGQQQRLCIARAIATEPRVILMDEPCSALDPIATRQIEELMVELKKQFTVAIVTHNMQQAMRVADQTAFFAVDISKGGRTGYLVEMGPTKELFENPQEELTKEYLQGEFS, from the coding sequence ATGGAAGCATTAAAAGAAATAGATGCAAACGAAACCTGTGAAAACGACCTGCCGGCCGATATTGCATTGGATTGTAAAGCCGAACGAATTTATTACAGCGATTTCCTTGCTGTCCGGGACAGCCACGTACCCATCAAAAGAAATCAGATCACCGGCTTTATCGGGCCTTCCGGCTGTGGTAAAAGTACGGTGCTTAAAAGTATCAACCGCATGAATGATCTGATCCGGGGGTTCCGGTTTGTGGGGGATATCCGTTTCCACGGAGTCAATATCTATGCCGGCAATATCGACCCTGTATCGGTTCGTCGCAACATCGGCATGGTGTTCCAGCAGCCCAACCCGTTCTCAATGTCCATCTTTGACAACGTGGCCTTTGGCCTGCGCTTGAACCGGTATAAAGGAAACATGCAAGAAAAAGTTGAAAAGGCCCTTAGAAGTGCAGCCCTGTGGAACGAGGTAAAGGACAAACTTAAAAACAACGGGCTCTCCCTTTCCGGCGGCCAGCAGCAGCGCCTGTGCATTGCAAGAGCCATCGCCACGGAACCCCGTGTTATTCTCATGGACGAACCTTGCTCCGCACTGGACCCCATTGCCACCCGCCAGATCGAAGAGTTGATGGTGGAACTGAAAAAACAGTTCACCGTTGCCATCGTAACCCACAACATGCAGCAGGCCATGCGTGTGGCCGACCAAACGGCTTTCTTTGCCGTAGACATCTCCAAGGGCGGCCGTACCGGCTATCTTGTTGAAATGGGCCCCACCAAGGAACTGTTTGAAAATCCCCAGGAAGAATTAACCAAAGAATACCTGCAAGGCGAGTTCTCCTGA
- the ppk1 gene encoding polyphosphate kinase 1 encodes MSLDEQKNLIESEPAQAEKQIATEFDLNSSEWFLNRELTWLEFNRRVLHEGQDSRNPLLERVFFLSVVGSNLDEFFMKRIGGLKQLVGAGVKKLSVDGRTPQEQIDDCHIVVQDILKQNQMLEVELTTLLAEEGIVLIRYDQLTKEQKTFADKYFYDNIYPLLTPQGTDPAHPFPFISNLSLNLLVKANYPHSDHAYLNRIKVPIDSGVSPRFIKIGQDDLYVPIEDVIANNLDLLFPGMVIESCDFFRVTRNAITERDQEQANDLLSMIESALRDRKFAEIVRLEVNSNMSLALRGMLAAELNINEEKDVFEVEGLISKRHLMQIAQLDRHDLHFPPHQPVDHPELLGEDPNIFHIIREKGSILLQHPYESFDTSVERFIREASMDPKVLAIKMTLYRTAKQSRVIQYLIDAAQNGKQVAVVVELKARFDESANIRWARFLEEVGIHVTYGVVGLKTHSKVIFVVRKDFDGLHRYAHIGTGNYHAGTARGYSDLGLFTSDSVIGADLTDLFNYLTTGYTVARKYKKLLPCPNLLKKRLLEKIGRESKLQAEGKGGLIQLKTNALEDKDITSALYKASQAGVHVDLIVRDSCRLRPGIPGLSENVRVISIVGRFLEHSRIFYFRNGGQEEYFISSADLMKRNLESRVEVCTPVESPHLQALLREMLDIQLNNRLNCWEMQSDGSYVKLQVEPGENERSSFEHLIKNAEKRLKTTLQMVVKKGKSQLKKK; translated from the coding sequence ATGTCTCTCGATGAACAGAAAAATCTTATAGAAAGCGAGCCGGCTCAAGCGGAAAAACAAATTGCTACGGAGTTTGACCTGAACTCTTCGGAATGGTTCCTGAACAGAGAGTTGACTTGGCTGGAGTTCAACCGTCGGGTTCTCCATGAAGGTCAGGATTCACGTAATCCCCTCCTGGAGCGGGTCTTTTTTCTCTCCGTCGTGGGTTCAAATCTTGATGAATTTTTTATGAAACGTATCGGTGGGCTCAAGCAACTGGTCGGGGCCGGGGTCAAAAAACTGAGTGTTGACGGGCGGACACCGCAGGAGCAGATTGACGACTGCCATATTGTTGTTCAGGACATCTTAAAGCAGAACCAAATGTTGGAAGTAGAGTTGACGACACTGCTCGCTGAAGAGGGCATTGTTCTTATCAGATACGACCAATTGACAAAAGAGCAGAAGACATTTGCCGACAAGTATTTTTACGATAACATATATCCTCTCTTAACGCCCCAGGGAACGGATCCGGCACATCCGTTTCCTTTTATTTCCAACCTGTCCTTGAATCTTCTGGTCAAAGCGAACTACCCTCATTCGGATCACGCGTACCTCAACAGAATCAAGGTGCCGATCGATTCCGGTGTCTCTCCGCGATTTATAAAGATTGGGCAAGACGATTTATATGTACCCATAGAGGATGTTATCGCCAACAATCTTGACCTGCTTTTTCCAGGTATGGTTATTGAATCGTGCGATTTTTTTCGGGTGACCAGAAATGCCATTACTGAACGAGACCAGGAGCAGGCTAATGATCTTCTATCTATGATCGAATCCGCCCTCCGGGACAGAAAATTTGCTGAGATCGTCCGGCTTGAGGTGAACTCGAATATGAGTCTGGCTCTGCGAGGTATGCTGGCTGCAGAGCTCAACATCAATGAAGAAAAGGATGTTTTTGAAGTTGAAGGACTCATTTCTAAGCGGCACTTGATGCAGATTGCTCAACTTGACCGGCATGATTTACACTTTCCGCCGCATCAACCCGTCGATCATCCGGAACTGCTTGGAGAGGATCCTAATATTTTCCATATCATAAGGGAAAAAGGTTCCATTCTTTTGCAGCATCCATATGAATCGTTTGATACTTCTGTAGAACGATTTATAAGAGAGGCTAGTATGGACCCCAAGGTGCTGGCCATTAAGATGACGCTTTACCGGACAGCCAAGCAATCCAGAGTCATACAATACCTGATTGATGCCGCCCAAAACGGTAAGCAGGTCGCCGTGGTTGTGGAACTGAAGGCGCGTTTTGATGAGTCGGCCAACATCCGCTGGGCCAGATTTCTGGAAGAGGTGGGGATCCATGTGACCTACGGGGTTGTGGGCTTGAAGACCCACTCAAAAGTTATCTTTGTGGTACGCAAGGATTTTGACGGTTTGCATCGCTACGCCCATATAGGAACCGGCAACTATCATGCCGGTACTGCCCGGGGATACAGCGACCTTGGTCTCTTCACCTCTGATTCAGTCATCGGTGCCGATCTTACGGATTTATTTAATTATCTGACGACCGGATATACGGTCGCCCGCAAATACAAAAAGCTTTTACCCTGCCCCAATCTTTTGAAGAAAAGATTACTGGAGAAGATTGGCCGGGAGAGCAAGTTACAGGCTGAAGGGAAGGGAGGACTTATCCAATTGAAAACAAATGCCCTTGAAGATAAAGATATCACAAGTGCATTGTACAAGGCCTCCCAAGCCGGTGTTCACGTTGATCTCATCGTCCGTGATTCCTGTCGGCTGCGGCCGGGCATTCCAGGACTTTCTGAGAATGTGCGCGTTATTTCCATCGTCGGCCGGTTTCTGGAGCATTCAAGAATTTTTTATTTTCGCAATGGCGGTCAGGAAGAATATTTTATATCTTCGGCCGACCTGATGAAACGAAACCTTGAGAGTCGGGTCGAGGTCTGCACGCCTGTCGAATCTCCACACCTGCAGGCCTTATTGCGGGAGATGCTTGATATACAGCTGAACAACAGGCTTAATTGCTGGGAAATGCAAAGTGACGGCAGCTATGTCAAACTGCAGGTGGAGCCGGGTGAAAATGAACGCAGTTCTTTTGAGCACTTAATTAAAAATGCGGAAAAGAGGTTGAAGACGACACTCCAGATGGTGGTGAAGAAAGGCAAGTCTCAGTTAAAAAAGAAATAA
- a CDS encoding CYTH domain-containing protein, with product MKEIERKFLLPKMPEIALQSPTCIRQGYITKSRDSVEIRLRRKGDTFFMTFKRGQGLVRDEAEIRIDEADFNHLWPLTQGRQVEKQRSKATLESGLTAEIDEFSGALAGLLLCEVEFDDQAQARAFVPPQWFGADVTEDGRYKNKSLAENGIPEN from the coding sequence ATGAAAGAGATAGAACGAAAATTTTTGCTGCCAAAGATGCCTGAAATTGCTTTGCAGTCCCCTACTTGTATCCGTCAGGGCTATATTACCAAATCCCGGGATTCTGTTGAGATCAGACTTCGCCGGAAAGGCGATACCTTTTTTATGACCTTTAAACGGGGCCAGGGCCTTGTCCGGGATGAAGCGGAGATCAGGATTGATGAAGCCGATTTCAATCACCTGTGGCCGTTGACCCAGGGGCGGCAGGTGGAAAAACAACGGTCCAAAGCCACCCTTGAAAGCGGCCTCACCGCCGAAATTGATGAATTTTCAGGTGCGCTTGCCGGCCTTTTATTATGTGAAGTGGAATTCGATGACCAAGCCCAGGCCAGGGCCTTTGTTCCGCCCCAATGGTTTGGGGCGGATGTGACCGAAGACGGCCGGTATAAAAATAAAAGCCTTGCCGAAAACGGGATTCCCGAAAATTAA
- a CDS encoding AAA family ATPase has translation MKLIACYSNKGGVGKTAASVNLAYASALSGNRTLLCDLDPQGASGFYFRVKPSEKLKSNTFFEGTKKFANAIRESDFQNLDLLPANMSFRDFDIFLSRMKKSRSRLNKALKPVDGEYDIVLLDCPPNISLLSENIFKVADRIVVPVIPTTLSQRSLEQLYAFFKKQGYKSSKIFPFFSMVQQSKSLHLEIMEEIRAGNEQVLNTWIPFSTHIERMGVHRAPALSYAGKEGAVAAYSQLWQEVQKGNSAE, from the coding sequence GTGAAACTTATAGCTTGTTATTCAAACAAAGGCGGTGTGGGAAAAACCGCAGCCTCGGTCAACCTGGCATATGCCAGTGCGTTAAGCGGCAACCGGACTCTTTTGTGCGATCTTGATCCCCAGGGGGCCTCGGGGTTTTATTTTCGTGTGAAGCCGTCCGAAAAATTGAAAAGTAATACCTTTTTTGAAGGTACAAAAAAGTTTGCAAATGCCATCAGAGAAAGTGATTTTCAAAATCTGGACCTTTTGCCGGCCAACATGAGTTTCAGGGATTTTGATATTTTTCTGTCCCGGATGAAAAAGAGTCGCTCCCGGCTGAACAAAGCCTTGAAACCGGTTGATGGCGAATATGATATTGTTCTTCTGGACTGTCCCCCCAATATTTCCCTGCTTTCGGAAAATATTTTCAAAGTAGCCGACCGCATTGTGGTGCCGGTGATCCCCACCACCCTGTCCCAAAGAAGCCTTGAACAACTGTATGCGTTTTTTAAAAAACAGGGCTATAAATCATCCAAGATTTTTCCGTTTTTTTCCATGGTCCAGCAGAGTAAATCCCTGCATCTTGAGATTATGGAAGAGATTCGGGCCGGAAATGAACAGGTGCTGAACACCTGGATACCTTTTTCCACACATATCGAGCGCATGGGTGTCCACAGGGCCCCGGCCTTATCCTACGCCGGAAAAGAAGGGGCTGTGGCAGCTTATTCACAATTGTGGCAGGAAGTTCAGAAAGGGAACAGTGCCGAATGA